The following nucleotide sequence is from Nothobranchius furzeri strain GRZ-AD chromosome 11, NfurGRZ-RIMD1, whole genome shotgun sequence.
AAAGTGTCTGACCTCTGAGGAAGAATAGTGATGAACACCTGAACAGGGGAgccagtcccatcacaggattgtTGTTGTGATTGTTTTCATTCAGAGAGAGCCTTCCAAAATGTTCTTGAATGTCCAGAGTTGGTCCTTCTAGGCCTCCATAGTTGCCCGGAGCTGCTGTCCAtcaggttctggtcctggtccacACTGATGGAGCTCATTCTCCAACATGAGTCCTGAGACTTTGTTGGGATTTGTGGGTTTTACTCGTTGAGGTTTGAAGGACTGGGGTCTGTGGAGCTTCCGGGACCTGGAACCAGCATGTAGATGTTTTGTTGTTCCTGCTCTGATCCTCGTTCCAGTCTCACTTTTTTATTCTAGAATGTCAAACAGGAAAGCACATTTTTCTTTCTAAAACCATCTCCGGGTTCTTGGAGAACCCAGAGACGTATTTAGATGTTTGATGGTAGATTTTAATGGGCGCGGAGGTCCGACCCGCCTAAAGCCTCTGAGGTCCTTTTAAACCCACAAGGTTAAAAACGGGCTCTCTGACCCCTGACCTTTATACACCATTAATCTGCTGCTCACGGCCCGCTGCAGGAATGTCTGCTTCAGGAATTCCTGCAGGAGGAAAAACTAAACGGATACTGGGATGATGAAGGGCTGGCCGCTTCCATCCATTAACGTCTGTGACGGCTGCAGCTTTGAGGAACGATCATTGATCCGGTCTAACCCTCTGGTGGGAGGAAGTCTGGAGCTTTCTGTGACGGACGACCTGCCGAGGACGGAAAAACACGAATTTCTTAATGATGGGAATGTTGACGCTCCGATCTCGAGAATGAGTGTGGAATTAACCTGGATAGATGGTTAAAGGTCGAGTTAATCTGGCAGCTCAAAATGAAAACCACCAGGGTTCTGAGCTGGTTCTACACCAGGGTTCTAAAGGGTTCTGGGCTGGTTCCACACCAGGGTTCTAAAGGGTTCTGGGCCGGTTCCACATCAGGGTTCTAAAGGGTTCTGGGCCGGTTCCACATAAGGGTTCTAAAGGGTTCTGGCTGGTTCCACACCAGGGTTCTAAAGGGTTCTGGCCCGATTCCACACCAGGGTTCTAAAGCGTTCTGGGTTGGTACCACATCAGGTTTCTAAAGGGTTCTAGGCCGGTTCCACATCAGGGTTCTAAAGGTTCTGGGCCAGTTCCACATCAGGGTTCTAAAGGGTTCTGGGCTGGTTCCACACCAGGGTTCTAAAGGGTTCTGAGCCGGTTCCACACCAGGGTTCTGGCCCGATTCCACACCAGGGTTCTAAATGGTTCTGGGCTGGTTCCACACCAGGGTTCTAAAGGGTTCTGGGCCGGTTCCACATCAGGGTTCTAAAGGGTTCTGGGCCGGTTCCACATAAGGGTTCTAAAGGGTTCTGGGCTGGTTCCACACCAGGGTTCTAAAGGGTTCTGGGCTGGTTCCACACCAGGGTTCTGGCCCGATTCCACACCAGGGTTCTAAAGCGTTCTGGGTTGGTACCACATCAGGGTTCTAAAGGGTTCTGGGCTGGTTCCACACCAGGGTTCTAATGGGTTCTAAGCCAGTTCCACACCAGGGTTCTAAAGGGTTCTAAGCCAGTTCCGCACCAGGGTTCTAAAGAAGCTGCAGGGTTCAGGACCGGTTCTATGACAGAACTTTCCAATATCCTTTTACAACCAGATTAAACTAACGGGACGGTCAGAACCGGTTCATTATGGGATGTAAACATGTTCTGTTTTATTTTGACTGAAAAGCATAAAGTTAAGGTTTGAATGACCTCACAGTGAGGCTGACCCGTTCTCCAGGGGGACCTGCTGAACCCGTGTCGCTGCGACGGCTCGGTCCGGTACACCCACCAGCAGTGTCTGCTGAAGTGGATCAGCGAGCGAGGCTGCTGGACCTGTGAGCTCTGCTGCTACCGCTTCCAGGTCATCGCCATCAACATGAAGAGGCCGTGGCAGGTACCGATCCCTCCCACCCCGACCAGAACCTCGGACTCCAACCAGAACTTCTGCTAGAGGTTCTGTTGGACTCTGTGGAGTTAAACTTTAAACACCGGGTTCTGATTAAAGTTTTCTGGACTCGTCCATTCCTAGTCCTCCAGGATCCCCATCCTGCAAGTCTTGGGTGCTTCTCTCCTGATTTAGAGGTCGAGGTTCTGCAGAACCTCAGCTGATTCTGATGAAATGTGTTGAGCAGAGAATCACCTAAACCTGCAGGACTGGATGCTATTGCGAGATGAGAtaagaggcttttattttgaagtttcaATGTGGTTAACATGTTTCCTGTCTTCAGTGGCAGTCCATCACCATCACCCTGGTGGAGAAGGTGCAGATCATCGCCGTGTTCCTGGGCTCGCTCTTCCTGGTGGCCAGCATCTCCTGGCTGTTGTGGTCGGCTCTGAGCCCTCAGGCCATCTGGCAACGCCGCGACGTCCTCTTCCAGATCTGCTACGGCATGTACGGCTTCATGGACCTGGTCTGCGTAGGTCAGTGTGGGTTCACCTCCGTCATCCGTACCTACGTGATGGATCTAATAAAGGTTCTCTGTGCTTGTAACAGGATTGATTGTCCACGAGGGGGCGGCGGTATACAATGTCTTCCTGCGCTGGCGAGCTGTCAACCTCCACTGGGACGTCCAGAGTTACGATAAGACCAAAGACATGGAGGAGACGAGCACTGGTCCCTCCTCGTTGGGCCCCAGGACGCTCTGGTTGCCTCTGGCCACCTTTGGGGCCAGCGGGCCCCTTCACCCCACCCAGCTGGGGTCACGGCCTTGGACCTGCCTCTGCTTGGCGCCCCTCTGTCCCTGCCTGGTGCATCAGAACAACCTGAGCCAGGACGCCGACTCAGGAGAGGTCGTTATCCGAGTGACATCTGTGTAAGCACCAACCAGGAACTAAGACCCGCCCCCTTCTGGAGGGAGGAGTCAGAAATGTACAGAAGAGCATTTAAATGTCCTGTTTTTTTGCTTTTCTGGTTGCCAAATCTTTGTTTTCTCCTTGAGGCCGGCCCTCAATCTCCAGTTTTCCAGTTCTCCATGTTTTTATACGTAAGTAAACTTAGTAAAATtgggttagtgatcaggaaacgtctcgcAGGCTCAAAGGTTGAAATTTTATCTTGTAACCAGTTTGGTGAACCTCCCCCGGTTGGAGCAGcgctggtctctctctctctctctctcacatcaATCATCTTTACTGTCGTTAGTGCCAAGAGCTTTAATCAGTGACTAACTTAGTTAGGATCACCGAGGATGGAGCATCTCAACCATCAAGAGTTAATCAGCATCAAAATAATCACAGAAGCCATAAAAACGCATCAAAGCTACAGATTTGGCTGGTTTATTATTCTGTCGGTTCCGATTCCGTAAATTAAGCCAAAAAGCTGCTTAATGATCAAACAGGCAGTTTATCAGATAGATAACACGCGATGTTTACAGAATCAAATTAAAAATAACGTCATCACTGTGATTTCATGactaaaacactaaaataattCAGCTGTAAAGGTGATTCACGTACcttttggggtcattttaatttatGCTATTATTTATTAGATGGATTTATTTGCAATGCTTTTATTTTATTCCCCTGATTTGAATCAGCAGGTGGTTAACAGGCCTGATGAGCAAATCCTAAACGAGTCATGTGACCAAACCGGTACTTCAGTTACAGAATAATGAGAAATAATCTCAGAAATAAGAATTAAATCCTAAAGTGTTTGTTTACTGaacagaagcagcagcagaactGTTCGGTTTGTCTTCAACTTGTGTAAACTATATTCAATAATGTTCAAGTTAACTGGCCCAAGTCCAGGTCATGTGACTCACACCTCTGCTCTACACTGGTTGTCATGCTCAGAACTGTACCTTTAAACTTGGGTTTAGGTTGTGCTTAGACCGAAGCCAACGAGCACAGATGGATCTGTTGTTGTGTTTGCTTTCCTGTGAAgtgctgtctgtctgtctggtcTGGACCCGGTCCCGTAGCGGTTCTGGTTTTACCTCATTTGGGTCGTTTTGGTGCCTTGAGAGGCTGGAGCAGCACAGAAACAACCTGAATGTGACTCTGCTGTGTTTGTTCTGTTGAATGCAACCCGGTTGTTAAGTATAAAGACTATTTGTACAAACAGAGAGGATTGTGGGTAATTCATGGTGTCAGATTAAACGGATGTGTCTTTGCTGGTAGAGGAGGAGGATCTGGGAGAGGTTCACTTCCTAAAAGCTAAAGTCCATCAGAACGATACAATCACAAAATAAATCTGCAAATCAGATGATATCTGAACCTTTTTTATTGTCGGATCAAAACTAAAACGAGTTAAGTCACAGGAAATGTACAAACCTGATTATAAAGtttataattattatatttaTATAACATTGCACATATAAAACCAACAGTGTGTACAGAATATACAACGAGGCACCGAGGAGAGCAGCCAATGGCGTGGCTCCGGGTGAACGAGGCGTGTGTTCGGAGTGGCGTTCGGGCTCAGCGGCCTCTTGTGACCCTAAACTAACCCAAACTCGTCTCCGTCTCACATAAACCGGAACCTTCAGTTGATTTTCTTTGGTAAATCTGAGTCTGAATGAGTTCAGGTAGGTGATTAAATCCACCGACTCCCAGACGTAAAACCACATCTGGATTGAGGTCTGGTCCCGGCCCTCCGACCTCCTCCGGTTCAGACGCGACCGCTGCTGAAAGTTCCTGTCTTTGTTctgagagcagagtgtggagaaacacggagaacaaaGGCACAGCGGTTTGGAACCCGATGGTGGTTCTGGCTCCGACCTTTGACCCTGTGGGAGATCACCAGGCGCTGCTCTGGCTCCCATGGCTGCTGACCGACTGACTGTTGCTGTAGCGCTTCTTCACGATCATGCTGATGTAGGCCTTCATGAGCTTAGCGATGTCCATGACCTGCAGGGGACGAGGAGACAAGGTTCAACCACCGAGCCGAACATGAAGTCAGCGTAACATTCATCACTCAGAACCGACCATCTGGGTCTCGAAGACCAGATCCCGTCCCTCCACCGTGATCTTGTAGGCATTGGGAAGCGGCGCTCCGAAGGAAAGGATCTGTTCATAGGGGAAAACCTCCATTGGCCACGCCTCCCCCCGCTTGTACACGGAGATGGACTCTCTGCAGACGCCCAACCAAAGCTCCGATGGGAACGCTCCATCCCGACTCTGGGAGGACAGGAAGTGAGATCACACAGGATGAACACATGAACAGGCCCTTCCTATCAGAACGTAGTCCTGTAGGATTAGGTCATCCCTGTTTAATCTGATGGATTATAGGAGTCTAGACCCACACTGTGTTCCTGGACTGATCTGGGATCAGCTGGAGGAACCAGATCAACAGGAAAGTGATATGTGGAGATTCTGACCTCGACGTTGAAGAGTGTGGATCCGTATCCGTGCCACTCCCTCACCAGATCCATGTACTTCACCATGGCCTGCTCCTGCTTCATCCCCTGAAGCTTCCTCCACTTCTCCATCACACTGGTTTTCACCGCCGCCAACTCCTccctcatccacacctccaggctgTTTTCCTCCTCCAGTTTCTGCCGACTCAGCGAGCCACTCCTGAAGCTCCGTCTCAGCGTTCCCTCCAGGAAGCTGGAGCGTTTCCTCTCTGACGTCCCGGAACGCTCGGCAACAGAGCCGGAGGTCGGCGTGAAAGTTTTGGCAGAGTTCTGCACTCGAGCCCGAAGTCGGCTCATAGGGAAGACCTGGGACAACTCCGGGGTGTTGGCCTGGGAATTCTGGTCACCCAGGAGGTACTGGAGTCTCAGAGCAGCTAAGAACTGGAGCGTCTCCTCTGGAGCCGGATAGTGTCCTCGAATCACCGCCTCGTGGGCCTGAGGAGGCAGAGACAAAAACACGTTCCTGTAAATTCCCACCAGAGGAACCATCTGGAACAGGGAGGTTCAGCTAACGAGGCTAACTCGTGAGCTTCTCTCCGCTCAGTGACTTTCAACTAAAATTTTAAATGGTTTGTCGTCTCAGAACCAACCCAGACCCAGATGAACCGCTTTTAATCAGGAACAGGAACATTCCCGTTCAGATCTGTTCCTGTCCGGAGTTTCTGCTGATTCCCTCTGGGTGCACTTATTTCATCAGTGCTCCCATTGGCCGAAGTTTAGCGCCCCACAACGAAACATGCTCATTGGTCAGCATCATATCTAGCTTCCTATTGGCTGAGGGGGACTTTAGGGAGAAGAGCCCAGAGGGAAGCAGCAGAAACTCCGGACAGGAACGTTTGAGTTCAGGAGCAGAACCGGAGCCGAGGATAGATTAAAGACAGGGCATTAATCCCACATGTGCTTATTTGTTCTAATTTGGACCCTTTAATCCCTCATATCAGCTGACTAAAGCAAAATCCTTGACATGATTCTCTGAGGTCTACCTGCTCGAACATGAAGGCGAACTCCACGCTGTCCTTGGGAACACTCTCCGTGTCCAGGAAGCAGTAGAGTTTGAAGTAGAGCTTCCAGCCGGTGCCGCTCTCGTCTGCATTTGCCGACATTCTGCAGAACACGGAGCAGGTTAAACCTCGGCAGCGACATGGCAAACCCGGACCACACAGAATCACTCACTTTTCAAACTTAGCGAGCACGTCGGCCACCACCGCGCGGCTCTCGATGGCCTTCTCCGAGCTGTGGTGGTGTTCGAACAGAGCGAACATGTTCCTGCTGTCCTCCATGGCCAGACCTCGGATCAGCTTCTCCACCACCTGATTCGGAGCCAgaaacacagcttcagctcagcaGCTTAAACCTCAGAACTCCGTTCCGGTTCCGGGACCCACCTCTCCTGCCGTGGTGTGGGAGTTGATGGTGATCTTGCAGGATCCTCCTCCGTGGCAGTGAACCGTGGTGCTCATGTCCTGCTGGGCTATGATGGACCGGATCTCCTCCTGCGAAGGAACATTTTCCCTGGATCGAGTCTTCTTTAAGGAGTCAAAGGCGAAGGCGGCGTATTGGTCCATCTCTGAGCTGGGGAAGAGCTCACGGATCCTGCAGACAGATTACATCATCGTCACAGGGAGAACGGCACTTCCTGAAAGCTCATGGCTGGACATGCTCACCTCTTCAGGTGGAACTTCAGGTATCGGAGGATGCTCCGGGAGGGGACGAAGGTGCAGGACATGCAGGCCAGGATCTTCCAGCAGCAGAGGTTCCCGGGACCGCTGGGTTGAGGCGGCCGGGTGGTTTGTTTGATCAGCTGGCAGTAGAGCTCGTCTCGGAGCGCTCGGAGCTCCTGGCCGGTCTGCAGGAATCCCTGGATAATGGGAACGGGATCGGTCACACCGTCCAGGTGCTGCAGAGAGCTGAACATCTTCAGGGCTTCATCCTGCAGAGTCGTGTAGTGTCTGCTCTTAGAGGCTGAGGGAGAGAGGCAATGATGTCACCGGTGCTACAGATAATTTGACAGGTTTCCGCTTTTCCGTGTCTCACCAGTTAGGTGGATGTCTCCGTAGGGAAGCGGCAGCAGCGGTGAGTGCAGCGGGTGGTGGCTGTAGCGCAGGATGGGGTTCCTCTTGTAGATCTGCTCCACCACCTCTGAGTTCAGACAGTTCTCCTGCAGAACCAAACCAGACTTTAGACCCGAGCCAGCTTGTATCTAGGGAAAGCGTTCCCAGATGTTCCGTACCCGAATATCCTGGATGAGCTGCTTGGTGGGCGTGTCGATGGGAGCTTTGGAGTCGATGACGTTCTGGATGGAGGTTGCCCAGCGTGTAGCTTCAGTCAGCAGCTTACAGTAGAGCCGGTACGCGTGCTTACGGCCATAGATGATCATGTTCCAGTACCCTGTCAGGAAGCAGCAGAACAGACTCAGACAACATGGCTGACGCTGTAGCCCCGCCCCCCAGTGTGCTTCTGCTCTCACCGCTTTCTCTGAAGACCTTTTCGTCCGGCTGCACCACCGAGCAGAGGCTGTTTAGCACCAGTGTTCCCAGCTTCAAGGCGTTCCGCTCAGAGCTCTTGTAGTAGTCCAGGGAATTGTGGGTAAGCAGGAACCAGCGCTTCTTCAGCTTCAGGGAAGCTCTGGAGCTGTTTTTCATCTCTTTATGGAGCCATCCTGGAGGAGAGGAGCACACCGGTTACCCATGTGTACACACCACGGCTCTTTCCTCTTTCTGTAGGTGTCCGACGTCACCTCTGATGATGAACTCCTGCCCGTCGACGCGGGCGTCTCCTTTGGAGCGCTGCAGCAGAGTGATCCAGTGGTGCATCTCCTCGGGCGTGTCGGCGTTGCAGTGCAGCATACGGTTCGCCGTGATCAGAACAAAGGAGTTCGGTCTGCAATGCAAACGCCTCAGAGTCATGTACCTGTTCTGATAGGTCTCTGAGGTGTTACAGCGGGGTGTGTGAGGAGACGTACCTTTCAGGATTATCTGATGCACAAACGGAATCGATCATTCCCACATCCAAAGTTCCCTAAAGAAACACGGAAAAAGGAAAGACTCAGGAGCAACGTTCAGATGCTGATATCTGACCTTCGCCTGTTTCTGGAAACCAACCATCTCGAttgctcgcacgcacgcacacacacacacacacacacacacacacacacacacacacacacacacacacacacacacacacacacacacacacacacgatccagGTGAAGAAGCAAAACTCCGAAGTCAACCCCTGGTTTAAAGTTCAACTTTCAGGCCGACTGGACAATCAGTAGGAGGGGCGGAGCTTACCAGAGAGGATTctgtgtctcacacacacacacacacacacacacgcacgcacacacaaacacacacacacacacacacacactcttgtgtCTTGGCTGAACTCACCACAGCGTTCTGGGGGTTGGCCTGCTCGTCGTGCATCTCGCTGATCTCCTGCTCCGTGGAGCCGTGGACCTGACTCAGCACACTGAACCACTGGCTGTAACCATGGAAACAGGACAACAGGTAAACTCCTGAGAGGGTTTGAGTCTATGAGGAATtaagtgtgtgtgtctctgtgtgtgtgtctgaaggtGACCTGGCATCCTCTGCTGACTCAGCTATCAGGTGGTAGGTCCTCTCTAGCATCACGATGTCGATCCCGTTCTCCTTCCCTGTGTTATCGATGATTTCTCTGCAGGATAAAAACATTTCGGAGTTTCAATGACACGGATAAGCTGTCAGGATAAACCGTCTTCCCAGAGGAACCAGCTTTTTCCCTACTTGGCGTCGTGCATGTCCAGCACGCCCTTCATCTTCTCCTCACTGTCGTTCTCAAAGTACATGAGCCGGCTCTGCCGCAGCACGAACCAGCGGCGCTTCCAGTTGCGGCGGGACAGCGTGGAGGAGCCCCCCCCCTTCTTGTGCAGCCAGCCCTGCTTCAGCGCCTCCTGCTTGGCGCGGAACCACAGGAAGGTCTCGTCCTTCAGAACGCACCATCGCCGCTTCCACGTGTTCATCAGGCTGCCTGAGGAAAAACATGTTTAGCTCCACCTCCACCCCACCCCACCTCACCTGTCAGGTGTAATGAAACACGTTCAGGTACCTTTGATGAAGAGGAAGCTGTGGAAGTACGGCAGCGTGACGCAGCTGTAGACGGAGTCGCGCCGGTATGACAGCTCATCGTCGTTGTCGAACCGGTCAAAGTCATCCTCACTGTCCTCAAACtgaaacaaaataaatgaatTCAGCTCTTCCAGTCGGATAAACATCGGAAAATGTCGGATAAATGTTGGATAATCATGTTTGTGGGGAGAAAAGCTGAGCTGAGTCATCAAACTGAAAACTTATTAAAGGTAAAATCCAGATGtttacagacaaaaacaaaaacacaaagtcCAGGAGCGTAAAGAGGAAGTTAGGGATTAATGACCCTGAGGTCCGACTCACAGAGGACTGAGGTCCCTCGGAGCTGAAGCGGTATGCCCCGGAGCTGCTGTAGGTTCCTACAGATCCTCGGTAGTCTGGAGACCACTGACCACTCAGAGAGGCGGAGAAGGCCACGCTGCCGCTGGAGACGATGGCGCCCTCATCGTAGTCGTCCTGATCATAGTCCGAGTCCTCGTCTGGAGGGATCAGCTCCACCAGGTCATCGGACTGAGCCTCGGAGGAGGTCTGAGGCTGGCAGTAGGCGGAGTCTGCGCTGGAGGAGACGCTGTGGCAGGCCGGAGGAACAGGAGGAAGCGGTTGGAGGAGCAGGCCGGATGATGGCAGCGGTGGGATCACGCTGTCGTTGGCGTACGGATCTTCCTCAGACGAGTCATCACTCGTCCGGATCCCGCTGGTCCGCTGCCCGTCAGAGTGGCCATGCTCGCTCGGGTTCGGCGAGTCTTTGAACGCCTCGTCATCAGCTCCAAACCCTtcatccacctcctcctcctcactgcCTCTCCTCCGCCtgctctccttctcctcctctcctACTCCTAAAGAGCTCTCGATGTTCCGCACGCACTCATCAATCTCATCAAAGTTCAGCGACTCCAGGAACTGCTGCGCCGCCTTGCAGGCTTCGTCCTCCAGCCGCCGCAGCTCCTGGTCACGGAGGAGCTGCAGGCGGTGGAGGGAGGCCTCAGTCAGGGAGAGCTCCTGTTGCTCCTTCTGCCtctgcagcgcctggatctcccgCTCCAAACGCAGGATCTCCTCCACCTGAGACGCCTCGTGTGGACGGATCGTCTCCTCCTCAGAGACATCTGCTGACCGCGCCTCCTTCAGGAGTCCAGATGAAGACGCAGCTGCTGCCTGGAGCTGGGCCAGAGCCGCCAGCTCCTCAGCACGCCGCACCTCCTCCAACCTTCTGGTTTCCTCCACCTGAAGCAGGAAAACAGAACAGGTGCCTTTAGGACACATGAAGACGAGCCTAACGTTTACGTTTTCATCACGATAATCCACGTGTTTCATCATAATAAAACATGGAGTCCATCCGACCTCCTTGGCGAGTCGCTCCTCCTCCAGCCTCCGTCTCTCCCTATGGCAACACAAACGCACACCGGTCAGTGGGACTTAAATCCTTTTGTAACACATCACAGATGACAACAACACATCTTCAcctctccatctcctcctccacctccttcttCCTGCGGCGCTccttctccctcctctcctccagaAGCCGGCTGAAGGTCCGGCGGGCCAGCTGACCCCGGAGGTGTTTCTGGAAGGTGAGCGCCGCCCAGCGGAGCAGCAGGAACCTCCTCCTCCAGTAGAACGCCCGGTAATTCTTCTGAATGACCACGATGCACTGCAGCAGCTTCCTGTACTGCTTCCTGTAAACCAACAGATGACATCATCGGTTTCACCCAATCCGCTCTTGAGAGGCTTCAGGACGGGTTCAGATGTAACCAGGAGGAGTTGGACCTGGCCACGAAGCCCAGGACGTGGGCCTGGATGATCATGGCTGCTTTCAGAACCTCCACCTCCCTCTGCTTCTCCAGGCGCTGCTCCAGAGACTCCCGCAGGAAAACCTGGGATGGGAAGAAGCAGTAACATCGGGTCAAGAGTCAGTGGGATGAATGCAGACTAGAGCTTCGGGATAAAAGATAAACTTCTGCACCGATGAAAAGAGTTTTAGGGTTTTTCTGACTAATTCTGCAGGTGGGtcattttatttaacatttaaatcaGCTTTGAGGAGATTCGGCAGCAAAGCTGAACTAAACGGTTGGGAATGACTGtcccacgtgcacgagtgcacacGTTAGCACTGATCCATAATCATTACCGCCACAATTAGCACAACAAAAGCCTCAGAGGACCTCAGCGCCCTTCTACTGTTGCTTTATGGGCCTTTAGGAAACAGAACCAGCCACCAGAGAGCCAGAACCAAGtctgagacttaaacacacagctGGACTCAGAGACAAGGGGCGGAGCCTGTGCCAACAGCCAGGATGTAAGGGTTTGACCAGGGGACAAAGTGGGCAGGCCCCCAGCACCTGATTTACAGGAAGCAACCTTGTTGATGTAAATCTACTTCCTGTCTGATGCTTTAGCCGGTAAAAGAACGGGGACAAAAACGTGATTTTCCTTAAACAAAGAATGAAAAGACTGAATTCTCTTTGTTATTCTTACCTGGTAACTACAACCCCAGCCCTACGAAGGAAACCCTGACCCTACCCACATTATCATTAATCACAAACATGTCGTTAGTCTTGGTGAAGATTTTATAAATTAAAACGTGTTTTATTCCTTTGGTGGAACAAGAGTTTGAATAATATCAGGTTAataaaaataaacgttttaatgtttaaaccttTACTCGAACATCGCATAATGTCTAACTTTTTTCTTAGTTGAGATGTTTTtgtatttggacattaaaaccaCCGCTGAGAACATAAAAGACAAACATGGATGTGACCCCCGGCCCAGTTACCTTGGTCTTTCCCAGCTGCCACTCCACTCCGCTGCTGTCGTAGACCTGCAGCAGCTCTCTGCAGCGCCCCCTGGGGTCATCTGAGGCCACCGTGGCTCCCATCAGCACCTTGTACCTGAGCAGGCGAAGAACCGCCGTCTGAACTCTGAAGCTCCGATAATCTCGACGTTTAACTGAAAGTTTCTCTCTTACATCACTGAAACGCTCTAATTCTGACTGAAGCGGaaactaaaggtcaaaggtgtgaACACGAGTGCTCCCGCTGGGACAGACCTGCAGCAGAAGTCCTGGAACAATCTCCGGACCGGGAAGCCGGTACGTCGGATTTTCACCGTCTCCAACATGCCGGAATATCGGAGCTGGTTTAGAACCACCGTCTGGTCGAACTGGTCGGGCATCTGGATAAGAAGCAGATAAAGATCACTACCGTGGATGTGATGCGTGACCTCCATCCCATAATAAGTCTGGGATCTACACTTGCATCCCGCTCATCCTTCCCTTCCGGAGCAGACTGACGTCAAAAGCTGTGAATCTGCTCCGACTCATCCCAAACCCAAGGTCCCAGGGGACTCGtcaccctggtgtgtgtgtgcgcgtgcgtgtgtgtgtgtgtgtgtgtgtgtgtgtgtgtgagaataagGGGGCTTTCATACTGATGGAAATGCCTCCTTTATTCAGCTGATGGTCCTGACTGAATGGTGGCCTTCACCCGTTGAGGAAGGCTCATTAGCATAATTAGCATTCAGTCGTCAGGATGCCCCCTCCGACTTTCCGTCCCGTTTCCTGTTTTTAACAGGCCGCCACAGCCGCTGTTCTGACTATCCGTGCTTCCTCGTCGAATTTTCCTACCAACGCGCATTTCAACAGCTGACTCAGTCTGTCCAGCTTTACTGAAAATCGGTAGCTACTGCTAatttattttatgaaaaaaaGTGGATAGTGTAAGAAGCAGTTTAGTCATTTcgtaaaaattaaaacatttgaatattcTCAGAACAATGACGATTTACCAACTACTTTCACCCATGTTGAGAAAGTGATTCATAAAAATGGAGATTTGTAAGACGTTCTATGTGTCTACCCAGTCCTTTATTAGACAAATTAATCCACATTGAACAAATATGCTTTCCCCCAATACAtagttatttgtttgaatgtat
It contains:
- the marchf11 gene encoding E3 ubiquitin-protein ligase MARCHF11; this translates as MMSSEGEDAGPACREAKGESGSTQSHTWEESQGRPHPDLEAQRGEEEEGGCGADAEKFNEEDNGGSTSGEEGAVGGRSCKAQVMHSNSSSETCIPTPSCRICFQGAEQGDLLNPCRCDGSVRYTHQQCLLKWISERGCWTCELCCYRFQVIAINMKRPWQWQSITITLVEKVQIIAVFLGSLFLVASISWLLWSALSPQAIWQRRDVLFQICYGMYGFMDLVCVGLIVHEGAAVYNVFLRWRAVNLHWDVQSYDKTKDMEETSTGPSSLGPRTLWLPLATFGASGPLHPTQLGSRPWTCLCLAPLCPCLVHQNNLSQDADSGEVVIRVTSV